The DNA window TCCCAGCCAGGACAGTTCACGCCAGATCGCCTCGAGGTCCCCTGGATCGGCTGCGTCGACGAATCCCGGCAGTAGCCACTCGAAATAGCGAAGCGCCTTTGCGTCGTCGGCGACGCCCTTCGGCGGCATGGATGCGAGAACAGCGTGCCGAAGCATCGCAGTGGACGCATTGCTCGGATACACGCTCAGCACCTTGGCGCCAGAGAGATTGGTCGGCGAACCGTCCAGGCACCACCACTCGGCGATCATCGACACCAGCTTCTCCGCGCGGCTCGACGCCTTCCACGCGGGGAAGTCTGTGGTGCTCCGCACGACTCCGTGTCCGTGCTGGAGCAGTCCCATCGACCGGCTCAGCTCCAGCACCAGTTCCACGACCGAACTATCTTCTGCGTCAACGGTTGTGGTCAGCGTTCGCATTTCGCGGACACCGACGCCGCCCGCCTTCACCGTCGAGACGCTCCCCGAATCGACCGCGTCGAGCACTGCGTCGGCCGTCTCGCAGAAGCGTGCGATTGCGCGCTGCTGTCCCGCGAGGTCGACATCTGGGGCTTCGCCCGGCCACGGGCACGCGAGACTCGGAACGCCCCCGAGTTCGTGGTTCCGAAGGTCGTGGCCCCCGAGTTGAGATGTCCGGTACCCGTCACCGCTCGGCCACACGAGCGCGCGGTCGACGAGTGCAGCCAGCGCGCGGTCGATGTCCTCGGCGGTGTTCTGGCCGCCTTCGTCGAACCTGACGGCGAGCTCCGAGCGCGTCCGAATGCCCTTGAATGCCGCCAGGACAGTTCGCGCTCCGTGGTCGAGCGAACGCACGGCAGCGGCCACGGACGGCGGGGTCTGCAGGAGGTGTGCCAGGGCCGCATATGTGCGCGGAGGCGGGTAGATCGCCACGTCGATGCGGTTGGCGAGCAGACTGGTCAGTGCTTCCTCGTCGAGACCCTCCAGCCATTCGCGCTGCGACGTCACTTCTTCTTCGCCGCAGCCTTGGCGGCCTTTTTGAACTCACGCACTTCGAGGAGTGACTTCTCGTCGACGACGTCAGCGATGGAACGCCGAGATCCGTCGTCCCCGTATGCGCCTGCCGCCGTGCGCCAACCCTCGGGAGTGATACCCATCTGCTTTCCGAGAAGAGCGAGGAAGATTCGTGCCTTCTGATCGCCGTATCCGGGAAGCGCTTTCAGGCGCTTCAGCACTTCGGCACCGTTGGGGTCGTCCCGACGCCAGAGCTCGTCGGGCTTGCCGTCGTAGTTGTCGACCAGGTACTGCGCGAGTCCCTGAATGCGCTTGGCCATCGACCCCGGGAACCGATGCACGGCAGGAGTCGTGGCACATACGGCTGCGAACTCGTCGGGATCAGACTCCGCGATGGTGCCGACCTTCAGATCACCGAGCCTGTCGACGAGCTTCTTCGGACCTGCGAACGCCGATTCCATCGGGACCTGCTGATCGAGAAGCATGCCGATGAGCAACGCGAACGGGTCCTCCGCCAGCAGCGCGTCGGCTTCGACGTCACCGGTCAGGTGCAGTGTGGGAGCCATAACCGAATCTTCTCACGCAGGAGAGACCTAGGTGATGGACACCAACTGCGTGATGTCGTCGAACGGCAACGGGCCATCGACGACGGCCCCGACGACCGCGTTGTTCAACGTGATCGACCCGCCGTGGTTGTCGAGGAAGGCCGTGTCGGCCGCGTCCCGCCCGGTTGCGATGCGCACGAGCGTCGAACGGGGTGCGAGGCAGGTGGCGTCGACGACCCGCCACTGACCATCGACGAAGGCTTCTGCGACTGCGTGGAAGTCCATCGGATCGCATCCTGGGGCGTACACCGCCACGAGCCGAGCCGGAACGTTGACCGCGCGTAGGAGCGCCACGACGAGGTGGGTGTAGTCGCGGCACACACCGGCACCGGCCAAGAGGGTGTCGACGGCGCCGTCGATCGGATCACTGCTTCCCGGCACGTAGCTCAGCCGAGCACCGACCCAGGACGACACCTCGGCGAGAAGCTTCTCCGACGGTTCGTAGGATCCGAATTCCGTTGCGGCGAAGCCGAAGAACTTGTCGGCCTCGGCGTACCGGCTCGGCCTGAGGTACAGCGACAGATCGTAGTCCGACGCCGGCGCCGGGTCGGTATTGCCGTAGATCGTGGCCGAGTAGGACACCTCGAGTTTGCCGACGCCCGCATGTAGCTTGTGGATGCGCGTACCGTGCGCGCCGCTGATCTCCTGCGCGTCCACCGGTTGCCCGTCGAGCGTGAACGACAGCGCTTCCCACACGTCCGCACCGGGATGCGGTGCTACCGCGATCTGAAATTCGAGTGTGCTGGCCTCGGTGACATCCACGTCGAGGTAGGCCGAGACGTCACGTTTCATTCTTGCGATCCTGCCATCAGTCGGACGAACGTGCAGATCATGAGTCTTCGGAGCGAAACTCTCCGGTGGCGAGGAAGATGACGCGCTTGGCGACTTCGACGGTGTGATCGCTGTAGCGCTCGTAGAACCTGCCGAGCAAGGTGATGTCGACTGCAGCGGGAACCCCGTGCGGCCAGTCGGGCGCCGAGGTCAGCACGAAGAGACTGCGATGCAGCTGGTCCATCTCCTCATCGGCCGTCTGCAGCTTGGCCGCGAGTTCCGGATCCCGCGTCAGCAGAACCTCACGCGTCGATTCTGCCTGCGAGACGGCAACGCGGCCCATCTCGGCGAACACCGCCTCGACTTCGGAAGGAAGCACGTGAGCGGGGTGACGCCGCCGAGCAAGCTCGGCGATATGGATCGCGAGTCCACCCATTCGCTGGAGGTCGGCGACGATGTGGATTCCGCTGACCATGATGCGC is part of the Rhodococcus sovatensis genome and encodes:
- a CDS encoding helicase-associated domain-containing protein, with the protein product MTSQREWLEGLDEEALTSLLANRIDVAIYPPPRTYAALAHLLQTPPSVAAAVRSLDHGARTVLAAFKGIRTRSELAVRFDEGGQNTAEDIDRALAALVDRALVWPSGDGYRTSQLGGHDLRNHELGGVPSLACPWPGEAPDVDLAGQQRAIARFCETADAVLDAVDSGSVSTVKAGGVGVREMRTLTTTVDAEDSSVVELVLELSRSMGLLQHGHGVVRSTTDFPAWKASSRAEKLVSMIAEWWCLDGSPTNLSGAKVLSVYPSNASTAMLRHAVLASMPPKGVADDAKALRYFEWLLPGFVDAADPGDLEAIWRELSWLGLLAGHAPTELSSALGGLGRCGVGTVETVIAPIVDRIVDGSECVLRLLPDLTAVVTGPVSERISNLLSGAAIAESKDAASTWRFSPESVRRYFDDGGTAENLRAELSEVAVTDIPQSLDYLIKDCARRHGQMVVRSASSVVVSDDESLIREIASLAKLKSRIVAPTVVVSSLPAHLVLDVLREAGHAPTVEGSAAEVKVSRAKAPHTASSPVFVIRAGTPPAVLAAALASGTAVDVDVDRVAGSIRAWCQLGPRDVDALARAVALGGTVRVNFLDTKRGTITNELSDVVLDAGVVHGWSTQSNARRSITLTRIRRVQPAE
- a CDS encoding HhH-GPD-type base excision DNA repair protein — its product is MAPTLHLTGDVEADALLAEDPFALLIGMLLDQQVPMESAFAGPKKLVDRLGDLKVGTIAESDPDEFAAVCATTPAVHRFPGSMAKRIQGLAQYLVDNYDGKPDELWRRDDPNGAEVLKRLKALPGYGDQKARIFLALLGKQMGITPEGWRTAAGAYGDDGSRRSIADVVDEKSLLEVREFKKAAKAAAKKK
- a CDS encoding transglutaminase family protein → MKRDVSAYLDVDVTEASTLEFQIAVAPHPGADVWEALSFTLDGQPVDAQEISGAHGTRIHKLHAGVGKLEVSYSATIYGNTDPAPASDYDLSLYLRPSRYAEADKFFGFAATEFGSYEPSEKLLAEVSSWVGARLSYVPGSSDPIDGAVDTLLAGAGVCRDYTHLVVALLRAVNVPARLVAVYAPGCDPMDFHAVAEAFVDGQWRVVDATCLAPRSTLVRIATGRDAADTAFLDNHGGSITLNNAVVGAVVDGPLPFDDITQLVSIT
- the phoU gene encoding phosphate signaling complex protein PhoU encodes the protein MRESYNEQLDSVRSDLADMCRMAEEAMASATTALLTADLALAEETIDSRGQIDLLATDWEHKAFSVLALQAPVALDLRIMVSGIHIVADLQRMGGLAIHIAELARRRHPAHVLPSEVEAVFAEMGRVAVSQAESTREVLLTRDPELAAKLQTADEEMDQLHRSLFVLTSAPDWPHGVPAAVDITLLGRFYERYSDHTVEVAKRVIFLATGEFRSEDS